From a region of the Mycolicibacterium sp. MU0050 genome:
- a CDS encoding 4Fe-4S binding protein: MPHVITQSCCSDGSCVYACPVNCIHPSPDEPGFATTEMLYIDPDACVDCGACVSACPVGAIAPASRLTADELPFIELNAGFYPPRPPGEKVPPTSKLAPVIPAPQVRTGRTPLTVAIVGSGPAAMYAADELLTQPDVRVNVFEKLPTPYGLVRAGVAPDHPSTKRVTALFDRITRHKGFTFFLNVEVGEHLRHSELLEHHHAVLYAVGAPNDRRLDIDGMGLPGTGTATELVAWINGHPDFTDLPVHLDHERAVVIGNGNVALDVARILTADPDALARTDIADHALARLRDSRLREVVIAARRGPADSAFTLPELIGLTAKAEVVLDPADQELVQRDLAALGPGPEHRLTRAKLEVLSKLSSSDAPLGRPRIRLAYRLTPARITGTDRADGIEFTVTGTDRPHRIDAGMVLTSIGYRGKAVRDLPFDDDAAVVPNDGGRVVGARGAYVAGWIKRGPTGFIGTNKSCALQTVQQLVADYNDGLLADPADRPGALAKLVQARRPEVVDLAGWRAIDAAEIARGGELRPRNKFTDVPSMLAAAAAAPKPSVRQRILAGLRG; the protein is encoded by the coding sequence ATGCCCCACGTCATCACCCAGTCGTGCTGCAGCGACGGGTCGTGCGTCTACGCGTGCCCGGTGAACTGCATTCATCCGTCACCGGATGAGCCAGGGTTCGCCACCACCGAGATGCTCTACATCGACCCGGACGCCTGCGTCGACTGCGGCGCCTGCGTCAGTGCCTGCCCGGTCGGTGCCATCGCGCCGGCGTCCCGGCTGACCGCGGACGAGCTGCCGTTCATCGAGTTGAACGCCGGCTTCTATCCGCCACGTCCGCCGGGGGAGAAGGTGCCGCCGACGTCCAAGCTGGCCCCGGTGATCCCTGCGCCGCAGGTGCGCACGGGCCGCACTCCGTTGACGGTTGCGATCGTCGGCTCCGGACCCGCGGCGATGTACGCCGCCGACGAGCTCCTCACGCAGCCCGACGTGCGGGTCAACGTGTTCGAGAAGCTGCCCACCCCTTACGGTCTGGTCCGCGCCGGGGTGGCTCCGGACCACCCGAGCACCAAGCGGGTGACCGCGCTGTTCGACCGGATCACCCGGCACAAGGGCTTCACGTTCTTCCTCAACGTCGAGGTGGGGGAGCACCTGCGGCACAGCGAGCTGCTGGAGCATCATCATGCGGTGCTCTACGCCGTGGGCGCGCCGAATGACCGCCGCCTCGACATCGACGGGATGGGGCTGCCGGGAACCGGGACCGCCACCGAGCTGGTGGCCTGGATCAACGGCCACCCGGACTTCACGGACCTGCCGGTACACCTCGACCACGAACGCGCAGTGGTCATCGGGAACGGCAACGTCGCCCTGGACGTGGCGCGCATCCTCACCGCCGACCCCGACGCCCTGGCGCGCACCGACATCGCCGACCACGCGCTGGCGCGGCTGCGGGATTCCCGCCTGCGCGAGGTCGTCATCGCGGCCCGGCGTGGCCCGGCGGACTCGGCCTTCACGCTGCCGGAGCTGATCGGGCTCACCGCGAAGGCCGAAGTGGTGCTCGACCCGGCCGACCAGGAACTGGTGCAACGCGACCTCGCGGCACTGGGCCCGGGCCCGGAGCACCGGCTCACCCGGGCCAAGTTGGAGGTGCTCAGCAAGCTGTCCAGCAGCGATGCCCCGCTGGGCCGCCCGCGCATCCGGCTGGCCTACCGGCTGACCCCGGCGCGGATCACCGGCACCGACCGCGCGGACGGCATCGAGTTCACCGTCACCGGCACCGACCGGCCCCATCGCATCGACGCCGGCATGGTGCTGACGTCCATCGGCTACCGCGGCAAGGCCGTACGCGACCTGCCGTTCGACGACGACGCCGCCGTCGTGCCCAACGACGGGGGCCGGGTGGTGGGGGCCCGCGGGGCCTACGTCGCCGGCTGGATCAAACGCGGACCGACCGGATTCATCGGCACCAACAAGTCCTGCGCGCTGCAGACCGTGCAGCAACTGGTCGCCGACTACAACGACGGGCTGCTCGCCGACCCGGCCGACCGGCCCGGCGCGCTCGCCAAGCTGGTGCAGGCGCGCCGGCCGGAGGTGGTGGACCTGGCCGGCTGGCGGGCCATCGACGCCGCCGAGATCGCCCGAGGCGGCGAGCTGCGGCCGCGCAACAAGTTCACCGACGTGCCGTCGATGCTCGCCGCCGCCGCAGCCGCGCCGAAACCCTCGGTACGGCAACGCATTCTGGCAGGTCTGCGCGGCTGA
- a CDS encoding VOC family protein, giving the protein MTCPDASAVHTAVVPHLVVDDAAAAIDFYVKAFDAIEMARIPGQDGKLIHAAVVINGSMIFLNDDFPEMAGGKASTPKALGGSPVTIHLQVTEVDRRFQQAVDAGATVVMPPEDQFWGDRYGQVQDPFGHLWSLAETVREVSAEELSQYAGQGS; this is encoded by the coding sequence ATGACTTGTCCCGACGCCTCCGCCGTCCACACCGCCGTCGTCCCGCACCTGGTGGTCGACGACGCGGCCGCCGCGATCGACTTCTACGTCAAGGCCTTCGACGCCATCGAGATGGCGCGGATCCCCGGCCAGGACGGCAAGCTGATCCACGCCGCCGTGGTGATCAACGGCAGCATGATCTTCCTCAACGACGACTTCCCGGAGATGGCCGGCGGGAAAGCGAGCACCCCGAAGGCCCTCGGCGGCTCGCCGGTGACCATCCACCTTCAGGTCACCGAAGTCGACCGGCGCTTCCAGCAGGCCGTCGACGCCGGCGCCACCGTGGTGATGCCACCCGAGGACCAGTTCTGGGGCGACCGGTACGGCCAGGTGCAGGACCCGTTCGGCCACCTGTGGTCGTTGGCCGAGACGGTCCGCGAGGTCAGCGCCGAGGAGCTCAGCCAGTACGCGGGGCAGGGCAGCTAG
- a CDS encoding citrate synthase 2, with protein sequence MTAGPTDFVPGLEGVVAFETEIAEPDKDGGALRYRGVDIEDLVADKVTFSDAWGLLVDGRFGRGLAPAEPFPLPIHTGDVRVDVQAGLAMLAPIWGYAPLLDIDDDTARDQLARASVMALSYVAQSARGIYQPAVPQRVIDECPTVTSRFMTRWQGEPDPRHVEAIDAYWVTAAEHGMNASTFTARVIASTGADVAAALSGAIGAMSGPLHGGAPARVLPMIEEVERSDDARAVVKGILDRNEKLMGFGHRVYRAEDPRARVLRATAERLGAPRYEVAAKLEQAALAELRERRPDRPIETNVEFWAAVILDFAGVPPKMMPAMFTCGRTAGWCAHILEQKRLGKLVRPAAIYVGPAPRRPQQVEGWELVAKS encoded by the coding sequence ATGACTGCAGGACCTACGGATTTTGTTCCCGGCCTGGAGGGCGTGGTCGCCTTTGAGACGGAGATCGCCGAACCCGACAAAGACGGCGGCGCGCTGCGCTACCGCGGCGTCGACATCGAGGACCTGGTGGCCGACAAGGTGACCTTCTCAGACGCCTGGGGCCTGCTGGTCGACGGCCGGTTCGGCCGCGGCCTGGCCCCGGCCGAACCGTTCCCGCTGCCGATCCACACCGGCGACGTCCGGGTGGACGTGCAAGCAGGCCTGGCGATGCTGGCGCCGATCTGGGGCTACGCGCCGCTGCTCGACATCGACGACGACACCGCCCGCGATCAGCTGGCCCGGGCCTCGGTGATGGCGCTGTCCTACGTGGCGCAGTCCGCGCGTGGGATCTATCAACCCGCCGTCCCGCAGCGCGTGATAGACGAGTGCCCCACGGTCACCTCCAGGTTCATGACGCGCTGGCAGGGCGAGCCGGATCCGCGGCACGTGGAGGCCATCGACGCCTACTGGGTGACCGCGGCCGAGCACGGCATGAACGCCTCGACGTTCACCGCCCGCGTGATCGCCTCCACCGGTGCCGACGTGGCGGCGGCGCTCTCGGGTGCGATCGGCGCGATGAGCGGCCCCTTGCACGGCGGCGCCCCCGCCCGCGTGCTGCCCATGATCGAAGAGGTGGAGCGCAGCGACGACGCCCGCGCGGTGGTGAAGGGCATCCTCGACCGCAACGAGAAGCTGATGGGATTCGGCCACCGCGTGTACCGCGCCGAGGACCCGCGGGCGCGCGTGCTGCGGGCCACCGCCGAGCGGCTCGGCGCGCCGCGCTACGAGGTGGCCGCCAAACTCGAGCAGGCGGCGCTCGCCGAATTGCGGGAGCGCCGCCCGGACCGCCCCATCGAGACCAATGTGGAGTTCTGGGCCGCGGTCATCCTGGACTTCGCCGGCGTGCCGCCGAAGATGATGCCGGCGATGTTCACCTGCGGCCGCACGGCGGGTTGGTGCGCACACATCCTCGAACAGAAGCGCCTGGGCAAGCTGGTACGGCCGGCGGCCATCTACGTGGGACCGGCGCCGCGGCGCCCGCAGCAGGTCGAAGGCTGGGAGCTCGTCGCCAAGAGCTGA